In the genome of Natronomonas salina, the window GGGGGAGCCTCTGATGCTACTGGTTTGAACCGCAGACGAGAGTCCAGAACCGTAGTACCAGCAGTACAGAGCGGCAGCGAGTAGACTCGTTCGACCGTCGAAGACAGCGGCGAGGGGTAGGAACCCCATCAGCAACAGAACATCACTCTGGACGTTCTTCTAGCGGGATGCTGGCTACCTGGATGCGACTTCCGGAGGTCGATCTGCTGGGCCAGCTCCGGCTGTGCCCCATCCTGAGTAGAGTTCTCACGTAGTGCGGGCAAGATTACCCCCAGGATAGGCTTGCGGTTGGGCGCCTCGCCTCAGAGAAGGTTCGAGCGGCGACGCGTCTGCGTTCGGGAGCCTCCCACACTCGAAGCCCACTCTAATCATCTACAGATGTGTTTCAGTGGAGGTTGATCTGCCCGTAAGCCCAGTCTTGACCGCTGGTCAATTCTTGTATAGCTGTTCTTCGATACTGTTAGCGAAAGCAGGGTCGAGAGTCTGGTGCTACTGGAAGTACCTGCTGTGACTGGCTTCCCCCACTGAGAAGACGTCCAGTGATCGATGGCAGTTACGAGACAGATCACTGTTCTCCCCATTGAGCTTCGGGAGATGCGCACTTCTAATCCCGGACAGCGAGACAGATTCTCCGACAACGAGTGATGGACATCATCGAAGTAGGCGACCTCCGGACTGGGACACAGCTGTTCTTAGTGTAGGATGTGAGTGGCGAGTTCAATTTCCGACAATCTAGATTAGTGAGCTGATCGGCTCCGACTACGATTATCGAGATAGTCGAAATCAGAGCAGTGTATCATGACCGATGAAGAGTTAGGCTCCTCGGCAGAATCCCAGAGGCGATGTTGATAGGTGTGACTTATCGTGGTAATTATTGACGTGGGTAATTTGCTAGCACCCATATTTTATATCGCCTGAGTTGCAGTAGAGGAGAATCTGGCGATTTAGATATATTGATAAATCACTTAGTCACCCGTCATTACCAATGCACTTAGAGTGATAAGGGTCTTTATCGTGATGTCTGACGTAGATTGATATGGGACGGGTTCGTCGGCGGTCCTATGAGCAGCGAAGGCGATCGAGTCTCGGTGCAGACCTACGTGTCGTCGGACCAGCGTGAACGGTGGCGGGCGGAGGCCGACGAACTCGACATGAGCCAGGCGGAGTACGTCCGATCGATGGTCCAGGCGGGCAGACGGAGCTTCTCTTTAAATACGGACGGCCGTTCTTTAAGTACCGAAGCGAGTAATCCTGCGGAAGGCGGTTCTCTGGACGCTACCCCTGGGGGAGAGGGCCTGGAAGACCGTGTCCTCGAGGTCCTCCGTGCCGAGGAGTTCGCCGATTGGGACGAACTGGTCGCCGGAGTCACCGACGACATCGAGCAGCGACTCGACGAGACGCTCGAGGAGCTACAGGCCGACGACCGGATCAGGTACAGCGGCCGGCACGGCGGCTACACGGTGGTGGACGATGGGCGTTGACGAGCGCGCCGGCAGTCCGTCACCCGACGACCCGGTGTCGTACTTCCTGCAGGACATGACCTTCCACGGGCGGACCGAGCGGACGCGCGCGGCCTACGAGCGGGTGCTGCGGGACTTCGAGCGGTTCGTCCGGGAGGACCGCGGGGCGACGTTGCAGGCCGCCACGCAGCGGGAGTGTATGGCCTGGGTGCACTCGCTGCGCGGCGAGCACGCCTCCAGCACCGTCGCCTCCTACGCCTCCTACGTCCACCGGTTCTACGCCTACATGACCCAGGTCGGGGCCTTCGACTCGAACCCGATGGCGCTGGTCACCGAGGAGATGGACGAGTCCATCGACACCGACCCCGCGCGGCGGGAGATCTCCGTCGCGGAGATGCGGTCGTTCGTCGCCGACCTGGGCCACCCGCTCGAGCGGGCCGTCGTCGGCACGCTGCTGAAGACCGGGATGCGTGTCGGCGAGTGCTGTAACCTCGATTTGCGGGACGTCTATCTGGACGACCCGGAGATACGGGAGGCGTATCCGGTGGACCCCCGCGGCGCTCTCGACGGTCGTCCTGACTCCGTCTACGTTCCGAGCGATCCATCCAGAGGCGAGGTGTACAACGGCGAGGAGCGGACGGCTTCGAACAAGCGCAAGCGAGACACCGTCGTGCCCGTCGACGACGAACTGAAGCGTCTACTGAAGGCCTGGCTGGCCATCAGACCGGATACGGACTCCCCGGCGCTGTTCTGCTCGACGAGCGAGTGGGGGAAACGGGCGACGCCCTCGATGGTCCGGGGCGTGGTTGCCGAGCGCGCCGGCGAGCGGGGCTGGTACAGGGAGGGCGGCGACGCCGAAGAGAACGTCACGCCCCACTACTTCCGGCACTTCTTCACGACGCACCTCCGGGACAGGACCGGCGATAGAGGCGTCGTGAAGTACCTCCGGGGCGACGTCGCGACGGACATCATCGATACCTACACCCACAACTGGGGCGATCGCGTCCGGGACGTCTACGAGTCGAACATCTACTCGCTGCTGTAGCGCTCTCGACGCATTTCTACGCCGCGAGGCGCAGCGAGAAGGTCGATCGACGAGTTTTCGAGGACCACCGGAATTCGGGAACCCCGGGAAATAAATCTGACAGGTGTGATATCTTACCGTTCGGCGGGGCGTCACATCCACAACCCATAAACCATATAACGCTATATAGAATGGTCTTACGAGGTTTCTGGGTCGATTTGTTCGAAATGAGACGGAGGAACGGCTCTACAGGCACTCCCTGCCCGCTCGGTCCGACTCGTCCAGGAGCCGACTCGACTGGCGATCGAGCGAACTGCCCGCGAATCGCTCAGGCCGGGCGTCGGCTCGTTTTCGTCTAACTATCGGCCAGATGACAAACCGTCGTCGGAGCAACTAACGGGTCTGGCGCCGAGATGCCGCCATGGCCGAGGGCACCTACGTCGGCGCGATCGACCAGGGGACGACCGGCACCCGTTTCATGGTCTTCGACCATGGGGGGCGCGTCGTCGCGGAGGCCTACGAGCGACACGAACAGTACTACCCCCAGTCGGGGTGGGTCGAGCACGATCCCCTCGAGATCTGGGCGCGCACGAAGGAGGTGACGCGGCAGGCACTCGACGCGGCGGGACTGGACGCCAGCCAACTCGCCGCGATCGGCGTGACGAATCAGCGGGAGACGACCCTCGTCTGGGACGCCGCGACCGGCGAGCCGATCTACCCGGCAATCGTCTGGCAGGACAGACGCACCACCGACCGGGTCGAGGAACTCGAGGCGTCGGGCCTCGCCGGGACGATCCGCGAGAAAACCGGCCTGCAGGTGGACGCCTACTTCTCGGCGACGAAGGTGGAGTGGATCCTGGACAACGCCGATCCCATCGAGACGGACCGGGGCGACGGGAAGGACGTGCGGGAGCGAGCGGCTGACGGCGAACTGCTGTTCGGCACCGTCGACTCGTGGCTGATCTACAACCTCACCGGCGAGCACGTCACCGACGTGACGAACGCCGCCCGGACGATGCTCTTCGACGTCCACCGCCTCGAGTGGGACGACGACCTGCTCGCGGAGTTCGGCGTCCCCCCGGCGATGCTGCCGGAGGTGCGTCCGTCGAGCGACGCCGACTACTACGGATACACCGACGCCGACGGCTTCCTCGGTACGGAGGTCCCGGTCGCGGCCGCGCTCGGCGACCAGCAGGCCGCACTGTTCGGCCAGACGTGCTTCGACCCCGGCGACGCGAAGAACACCTACGGGACCGGCTCGTTCTTCCTGATGAACACGGGAACGGAGGCGGTCGACAGCGACCACGGCCTGTTGACGACCGTGGGCTTCCAGCGGTCCGGCGAACCGGTCCAGTACGCCCTGGAGGGCTCCATCTTCGCGACCGGCGCCGCCATCGAGTGGCTCGAGGACGTCGACCTCATCGACGAACCCGGTGATACGGAGCGGCTCGCCCGGAGCGTCGATTCGACGGGCGGCGTCTACGTCGTCCCGGCGTTCACGGGGCTGGGAGCGCCACACTGGGACGGTCGGGCCCGCGGGACCGTCGTCGGGCTGACGCGCGACACCGGGAAGGCCCACCTCGTGCGCGCGACCCTGGAGGCCATCGCCTACCAGACCCGAGACGTCGCGGAGGCGATGACCGCCGACGCCGGAATCGAGATATCCGAGCTCCGCGTCGACGGCGGCGCGGTCAAGAACGACTTCCTCTGCCAGCTCCAGGTCGACGTCCTCGGGACCGACATCGCCCGACCGGAGGTCGACGAGACGACGGCCCTCGGCGCGGCGTACGCCGCGGGACTGGCCGCGGATTACTGGGAAGACGTCGACGAACTCCGCGAGAACTGGCGGGTCGACCGGCGGTTCGAACCGTCGATGGACCGCGCGGAGGCCGACCGGAAGTACGAACGCTGGGGCGAGGCCGTCGAGCGCTCGCTGGACTGGGCCCGGGAGGACGACGCCTGAGGCGACATCCCCAGTCTCAATACGGGGCTGTCCCTACCGCGAGGCATGTCAGACACGGACGTCGTCGTGGTCGGGGGCGGGTCGACGGGTGTCGGCGTCGCGCGGGACCTCGCGATGCGCGGCGTCGACGTGACGCTCTGCGAGCGCGGCGGCCTCGGCGCCGGCACGACGGGGCGCTCCCACGGCCTCCTCCACAGCGGCGCCCGGTACGCGACGGCCGACCCGGAGGGCGCGTCCCACTGCATCCGGGAGAACAGAATCCTGCGGGAGATCGGCGGCGTCGCCGTCGAGGCCACGGGCGGCCTGTTCGTCCAGTTGGCGAACGACGACCCGGAACACTTCGCCCAGCGGCGTGACGCGTGCCGCGAACTCGACATCCCGGCGACGGAGCTCTCGGCCACAGAGGCACGCGAGATGGAGCCCGAACTGTCCGCCGACGTCGAGCGGGGGTTCCGGGTCCCCGACGGAGTGCTCTACCCCTCGCGACTGGTCGCAGCGACGGCCGAGAGCGCCCGACGCCACGGCGCCGAACTACGAATCGGGACTCCCGTCGAGGACGTCGTCGTCGAGGACGAACGCGTCATCGGCGTCGAGACCTCTGCTGGGCGGATAGCCGCCGACCACGTCGTGAACGCCGGCGGCGCCTGGGCGGGCAAGGTCGCGGCCCTCGCCGGACTGGACGTCCCGATGGCTCCGACGAGGGGCGTGATGGTCGCCGTCGACCTCGCCGGTGTCGACCGGGTCGTCAACCGCTGTCGGCCACCGGGCGACGGCGACATCGCGGTCCCCCACGCCGACCGCGTCGTCCTCGGGACGACCAGTGCGCCCGTCGTCGACCCGGACGACCATCCGACCGACGAGGCTGCCGTCGACCGGATGCTGGCGGAGGGCGCCGCGATGCTCCCGGCCGTAGCGGACGCGGCCGTCGAGGACGTCTACTGGGGCGTCCGGCCACTGTACGACGCCGGAGCTACGGGCCGGGCCGCTACCCGCTCGTTCCAGGTGTTCGACCACGCCGAGGACGGTCGGCCGGGCATGACGACCGTCACCGGCGGGAAGCTGACCACCTACCGGCTGATGGCCGAGGCCGTCGCCGACTCGGTCTGTGAGCGACTGGGCGTCGACGAATCGAGTCGGACCGCGGACGAACCTCTTCCGGCAGATGACGCCCGAACCGTCGACGAACTCGTCGAGACGTTCGAGGCGGGCAATCCCGCGGATGCGGACGTCGTCGAGAAGTAGTCCTGTGGCTGACGGTTATTCGTTCAGGAGGATATCCAGCAGTTCCGTCGCGAGTCCCTTGTCGAGCGGGTCGTTCGCGTTCCCGCAGTGCGGCGACTGGACACAGCCGGGGCAGCCGTCCTCGCAGGGACAGCTTCCAAGCATTTCGCGGGTTGTGGACATTAGTCCCTCGACGTCCTCGTAGCCCGTCCGCGCGAGCGCGACGCCGCCCGGGTAGCCGTCGTAGACGAAGATGGTGGCGGCGCCGGTGTGTGGGTGCAGCGGCGTCGACAGCCCGCCGACGTCCCGGCGGTCGCAGAGCACCGTCGTTGGGAACATCGAGATCATGGCGTGCTCGGCGGCGTGGATGCCACCCGGGAGGTCGCCGCCCTCCTCAAGGGTGCGCTCGGCGTCCTCGGGGAGCGCGAAGTACAAGGCGCGCGTGTTGAGGCTGGTCTCCGGGAGGTCGAGTTCGACGGTCTCGAGGGGCTCGCCGCTGGAGCTGTCGAAGCGCTGGAAGCCGGTAATCTGCTTGCGCATCTCCACCTCGGCGAACCGGACGGTCACGTCGGGCCGGGTGTCGAGGGTCTGCTCGTGGAGGTCTTCCTCGACGGTGATCTCCTTGTCGTGGAGCGTCCGGGTGAAGTAGTCGGCCCAGGTGTTCTGGAGCTGTGCGACGTCGGTCCGGAGGTCCAGGTCCGTCACCTCGTAGGTCCGGCCCTGGTGGTGGTAGATGGCGCCGGGGTGGACGTCCCGGAGCGCGTCGCCGAACGAGAGCGTCGCCAGCGTGTCGCCGTCCGGCCCGAGGAGCTGGACCTCCCGTTCGTCGATGGTCCTGAGGCTCGTATCGTACTGCGGTCCGGAGCCGTCGTGGAGCCACCGGACGCCCTCGCTCGTCTCCCTTCGGGAGAGGTGACCCCGCTCGGTGAGGTCGGCGACGACGTCGGGGAACCCCTCGCCGAAGTAGCGGTCGTCCTCGGGGCGGAGCCACGACTCGTCGGCGGCCGACCGGACGTGGTCGGGCAGGATGCGGTCGTTCTCGGGGTTGGTGACCGCCTTCTCGGGGGCGCCGTCGAAGAAGTCCCCGGGGTTGTTCATCAGGTACTGGTCGAGCTGGTCCTCGCCGGCCACCATCGCGACGAGCGAGGGGTCGGTGCCGCGGCCCGCTCGGCCCGCCTGCTGGTGGGCGGCCATCCGGGTCCCGGGGTAGCCGTCGAGGATTACGGCGTCCAGTCCGCCGATGTCGACGCCGAGTTCGAGGGCGTTCGTGCTCCAGACGCCGCGGACCTCGCCGGACTGGAGGCCCGCCTCGATCTCGCGGCGGCGCTCGTTCGTGAGCGCGGCCTGGTAGGCCTCGACGTTCCTCGCGAGGTCGTGCTCGCCGCGGTCCCGCAGGGTCTTCGCGCTCTGGGAGGCGTAGCGTTCCGCGGTCTGCCGCGCGCTCGTGAACACGAGCGTCTGGTAGCCTTTCGAGACGAGGTCGCAGAACAGTCGCTCGGTCTCGGTGTGGCTGGACTTCCGGCGACCGCTACCCCACCCGTCGCCGCCGTACTCCGGGGGATTCCACAGCAGCCAGTGGGTCGGACCCGACTCGCTCTCGTCGGTGTCGACCAGCCGGACGCCGTCGGGGTCCCGCCCGGTGACGGTCGCCGCGTGTTCGACGGGGTTGCCGATGGTCGCCGAGCAGCAGACGAACTCGGGGTCGGCTCCGAACTCCTCGCACATGCGCGCGAGGCGGCGGAAGACCAGCGAGACGTGGCTGCCGAAGACGCCGCGGTACTCGTGAACTTCGTCGACGACGACGGTCTCGAGCCGCTCGAAGAACCACTTCCACAGCCGACGCGCGTGCGGGAGCAGCCCGTAGTGCAGCATGTCCGGGGTGCACAGCAGGACCGTGGGCTGTCGCTCCCGGATCTTCGCCTTCTCGCTTCTGGACTGTCGGCCGGTGTACTGGGCGACGTCGACGCCGCTGGCGAACCCCAGGTCGCCGGCCAGTTCCGAGAGCGTCTCCGTCTGGTCGTTGATGAGCGCGACCTGCGGGGCGAGGTACAGCGTCGTCGCCCGGCGGTCCAGCGCCCGCTCGAAGGCCGGCACGGTGTACGCGAGGCTCTTGCCGCTGGCGGTCGCGGTCGCGACGACGGCGTCGTCGCCGTCCCTCACGGCCTCGATGGCGTCGACCTGGTGGGCGTACAGCCGGTCGATGCCGCGGTCCTCGAGGGCGGATTCGAGGCGGGAGTCGAGTTCCACGTCGGCGAAGTTCGCCTCGCCACCCTCGAGCACCTCGTGGGCGCGGATCTGCCCCTCGTAGTACGGTCGGTCCCGCAGCCAGGCGACGGTCTCGTCCACGCCGCCCGTTGTGGGTCGGCGGCCCTAACGGTTGCGGGTCCGGGGCGGTCCTCGTCGGTCCGCCGACGGTTCCCTCACAGGACGTCCCGCGGGATCGCCCCGTACTCGGTGACGTGCGGCTGGGAGCCGACCGACGCGCGACCGACCTCCTTCGCCGCCTCGTAGTTGATGACGGCCACCTCGTCCTCGCCGCGGACGGGGACGAACGCGTGCTCGCCGTCCGGCGCCGTCCGGACCCAGTAGGGGTGTTCGCCCACCTCGATCGTATCGACCAGTTCGAAGTCGGAGCGGCGGACGATGGCGACGTACCACGACGTCGTGCCGGCCACGCAGACGTACTCGCCGTCGCCGGAGATGTCGATGCCGTGGTGGGCGGACTGCAGCGGGTAGTCGCCCTCGTCCTCGGGGACGTGCTCGGTCTGCGGGAGCTCCACCGTCCGCGTGATTTCGTCGGCGTCGATGTCGTACTCGTGGAAGCCGTGGAAGTAGGATATCTGGACGTAGGCTTTCCGGCCGTCGTGGGTGATCGCGATGGGCCGGACGCCCTCCTCGAACTCCGCCGTCCGGAGCGTCTCCATCGACTCGGGGTCGAGGAACGTGAGCCGATGGGGGAACGGGTCGCCGGTCTCGTGGTCCGGCAGCACCATGTTCCCGAGGCTGCCGTTGACGAGGACCTCCCGGTCGAAGGCCGGCAGGTGGTGGTAGTGGATGCCGTGTGGGTGCTGGTGGACGTCGCCCGAAGCGACGATCTCGCCGGTCTCGGCGTCGATCTTGTGGATCTGGTCGACGGCGATGTCGGAGGTGTAGACGTACCGGCCGTCCGGGCCCAGCTTCTGGTGGTCGGCGCGGATGCCGGGGAGCTCCGTCTCCCAGCGCTTCTCGCCGGTCTCGACGTCGACGGCGACCACGTCGCCGACGTGGCCCCGGGAGGCGTACAGCGTCCGGCCGTCCGGCGAGACGTTGACGTGTTCGATGTAGTTCTCGCGGGCCCAGGCGTTCATGATCTCGGGTTCGACCTGGTCGACCAGCGCGTCCTCGAGGGCGTCCTCCTCGTCCTCGTCGGGGTAGACGGACACGGTCTCGATGTGCTCGTGGGTGCTGGCGTCGACGAGGCTCACCGAGCCGTCGGCCGCGTTGCAGGTGGCCATCACCTCGCAGGTCGCCGATCCGTTCCCGCCGGCCGACGCGGTCAGTCCGGCTACTCCGACGGCGCCGGCGGTCGACCGGATGACGTTCCGGCGGGTGAAGGCGGCCGTTCCGCCCCGGCTGGCTTCCTCCTCGGCAGTACCTCGGGTCGTTCTCCGGTCGTTGCGACGCACCGCTGGCGTCTCGTTGTCGTCGGTCATGGTCAGTGGGGGTCGATCGGGTACTCGCATCGCGGTCGCGAGAGGCGACCGGCGTTCTCCGAACAGGACCCAATGGACCGAACGGACGGATGGTCGTTGTGCCGTCCAACTGAGACGCTTTATCCTCGATACGTATCCCGTACGTACCTGGATACGACGGCGGCGACTACTCCGGCTCCCGCCCGGCTTAAAGCGGGGGAGATTCGCGGAGGTACAAACTTGGTGGTGTACGCGGTCCCTCCCAGTATGCGGTTCGTCGAACTCCGAGTGCGACCGGGGGAGCGCTGGTTCCACCCGGTCGACCGGTACATCGCCGAGGACCCACAGCTCCGACACGGGCCGATCCACAACATCAACCGCCTCGCCGACGGGACGGCGGTCATCCTCTACGAGGTCGTCGGTCCCAAGGAGCGCATCGACGCCATCCTCGAGGAGCACGGCACCGGGATGCGCCGGGAGACCACCGCCGTGGGTGAGAACACGCTGGTGTGGGCGCACGTCGACCCCGAGGACGACACCACGGCCTCGGTCGTCGCGGACCTCCTGGACGTCGCCGACAACTACAGCATCGTCGTCGACACGCCCATCGAGTTCACCGCCGACAACGAACTCGAGTTGACCCTGATCGGCGAGTCCAGCGTCATGCAGGAGCTGTTCGCCGATGCGCCCGAGAGCGCGCAGGTGACCGTCGAGCGGACCGGGAACTACCAGCCGAAACAGGAGCGGCTGTTCTCGAACCTGACCGCCCGACAGCAGGACGTGCTGCTCGCGGCCATCGAGGCGGGCTACTACGACGACCCCCGTCGGGCCACCTACGACGACGTCGCGGAGATCGTCGGCTGCAGCGCCACCACGGTCGGAGAGCACCTCAGGAAGGTCGAACGGCAGTTAGTCAGGGAGGTCGCGCCGGTCGACCGCGAACCGGCGGTGGCTCGACGCTAGGTGATCGGCGAGGTCTCCAGGCCGTCGACGAGCCGCCCGGCGAGGTCCTCGTCGGCGGCGTCGCTCTCGGCGGGGTTCTCGAGCAGCACCGTCTCGCTGGGGAACAGCTTCTCGCCGACGCGGAGGCCGTGGTCGCGGGCCGTCGAGCCCGTGACTGTGAGGTAGATGCCGACGCCGACCGACGAGATGGCGGCCTCCTCCTCGCGCTCGTCGGGGTAGCGGAACTCGACGCCCTCCATCGCGCGGGTCCCGAGGACGGCCCGGACGAGCCGCTCGTACCGGGGCGAGATGCACAGCGGCCCCTCGTAGTCGTCCACGAACTCACGGCTCGGGTCCTCGGCGACGTCCGGCGTCGCGAGCAGCGTGTGGTGGACCGTGTCGCCGAGGCCGCCCGCGACGCGGACGTCGGTGTCCTGCTGGTCGATCCGGTCGTTGAGCTCCGCGAGGCTGGCGAGCGGGTCGGGCTCCAGCCGGACGACCTCCTCCAGGACGAGGTCGGCGGCGTCGAAGCCGAGCGCGAACTCGTGCTTCCGGAGGGCGCGGAACGGCTCCTCGCGGCCGACCAGCTGGAGGTCGTACTCGCCGGCGTCGACGGTGAGGCTGTCGAAGACGACCCGGCGGGGCATCCCGGGGCGGGCGTCGCGAAGGAGCGTGTACTCGGGGGCGTAGGGGTCGGTGTCGCTGTAGTCGGCCAGCCGCTCGTAGACGTCGCGGTCGGCCGCCTGGTCGCCCTTGGTGACCGCCTTCTCGTAACGGAGCGTCGAGGCCACCTCGTCGGCGACGTCCTCGACGGCCGCGAGCGCCGCGACCCGTTCGAGGACGGCCTCCAGCGGCCGGCCCTTCCGCGGCACGGCGACGCGAATCGTCGTCATTGTCGAGACGTCGCCCTCGACGGATAAAACCGAACTGG includes:
- a CDS encoding FAD-dependent oxidoreductase, coding for MSDTDVVVVGGGSTGVGVARDLAMRGVDVTLCERGGLGAGTTGRSHGLLHSGARYATADPEGASHCIRENRILREIGGVAVEATGGLFVQLANDDPEHFAQRRDACRELDIPATELSATEAREMEPELSADVERGFRVPDGVLYPSRLVAATAESARRHGAELRIGTPVEDVVVEDERVIGVETSAGRIAADHVVNAGGAWAGKVAALAGLDVPMAPTRGVMVAVDLAGVDRVVNRCRPPGDGDIAVPHADRVVLGTTSAPVVDPDDHPTDEAAVDRMLAEGAAMLPAVADAAVEDVYWGVRPLYDAGATGRAATRSFQVFDHAEDGRPGMTTVTGGKLTTYRLMAEAVADSVCERLGVDESSRTADEPLPADDARTVDELVETFEAGNPADADVVEK
- the glpK gene encoding glycerol kinase GlpK — translated: MAEGTYVGAIDQGTTGTRFMVFDHGGRVVAEAYERHEQYYPQSGWVEHDPLEIWARTKEVTRQALDAAGLDASQLAAIGVTNQRETTLVWDAATGEPIYPAIVWQDRRTTDRVEELEASGLAGTIREKTGLQVDAYFSATKVEWILDNADPIETDRGDGKDVRERAADGELLFGTVDSWLIYNLTGEHVTDVTNAARTMLFDVHRLEWDDDLLAEFGVPPAMLPEVRPSSDADYYGYTDADGFLGTEVPVAAALGDQQAALFGQTCFDPGDAKNTYGTGSFFLMNTGTEAVDSDHGLLTTVGFQRSGEPVQYALEGSIFATGAAIEWLEDVDLIDEPGDTERLARSVDSTGGVYVVPAFTGLGAPHWDGRARGTVVGLTRDTGKAHLVRATLEAIAYQTRDVAEAMTADAGIEISELRVDGGAVKNDFLCQLQVDVLGTDIARPEVDETTALGAAYAAGLAADYWEDVDELRENWRVDRRFEPSMDRAEADRKYERWGEAVERSLDWAREDDA
- a CDS encoding YncE family protein, which produces MTDDNETPAVRRNDRRTTRGTAEEEASRGGTAAFTRRNVIRSTAGAVGVAGLTASAGGNGSATCEVMATCNAADGSVSLVDASTHEHIETVSVYPDEDEEDALEDALVDQVEPEIMNAWARENYIEHVNVSPDGRTLYASRGHVGDVVAVDVETGEKRWETELPGIRADHQKLGPDGRYVYTSDIAVDQIHKIDAETGEIVASGDVHQHPHGIHYHHLPAFDREVLVNGSLGNMVLPDHETGDPFPHRLTFLDPESMETLRTAEFEEGVRPIAITHDGRKAYVQISYFHGFHEYDIDADEITRTVELPQTEHVPEDEGDYPLQSAHHGIDISGDGEYVCVAGTTSWYVAIVRRSDFELVDTIEVGEHPYWVRTAPDGEHAFVPVRGEDEVAVINYEAAKEVGRASVGSQPHVTEYGAIPRDVL
- a CDS encoding DEAD/DEAH box helicase; translated protein: MDETVAWLRDRPYYEGQIRAHEVLEGGEANFADVELDSRLESALEDRGIDRLYAHQVDAIEAVRDGDDAVVATATASGKSLAYTVPAFERALDRRATTLYLAPQVALINDQTETLSELAGDLGFASGVDVAQYTGRQSRSEKAKIRERQPTVLLCTPDMLHYGLLPHARRLWKWFFERLETVVVDEVHEYRGVFGSHVSLVFRRLARMCEEFGADPEFVCCSATIGNPVEHAATVTGRDPDGVRLVDTDESESGPTHWLLWNPPEYGGDGWGSGRRKSSHTETERLFCDLVSKGYQTLVFTSARQTAERYASQSAKTLRDRGEHDLARNVEAYQAALTNERRREIEAGLQSGEVRGVWSTNALELGVDIGGLDAVILDGYPGTRMAAHQQAGRAGRGTDPSLVAMVAGEDQLDQYLMNNPGDFFDGAPEKAVTNPENDRILPDHVRSAADESWLRPEDDRYFGEGFPDVVADLTERGHLSRRETSEGVRWLHDGSGPQYDTSLRTIDEREVQLLGPDGDTLATLSFGDALRDVHPGAIYHHQGRTYEVTDLDLRTDVAQLQNTWADYFTRTLHDKEITVEEDLHEQTLDTRPDVTVRFAEVEMRKQITGFQRFDSSSGEPLETVELDLPETSLNTRALYFALPEDAERTLEEGGDLPGGIHAAEHAMISMFPTTVLCDRRDVGGLSTPLHPHTGAATIFVYDGYPGGVALARTGYEDVEGLMSTTREMLGSCPCEDGCPGCVQSPHCGNANDPLDKGLATELLDILLNE
- a CDS encoding tyrosine-type recombinase/integrase, whose amino-acid sequence is MGVDERAGSPSPDDPVSYFLQDMTFHGRTERTRAAYERVLRDFERFVREDRGATLQAATQRECMAWVHSLRGEHASSTVASYASYVHRFYAYMTQVGAFDSNPMALVTEEMDESIDTDPARREISVAEMRSFVADLGHPLERAVVGTLLKTGMRVGECCNLDLRDVYLDDPEIREAYPVDPRGALDGRPDSVYVPSDPSRGEVYNGEERTASNKRKRDTVVPVDDELKRLLKAWLAIRPDTDSPALFCSTSEWGKRATPSMVRGVVAERAGERGWYREGGDAEENVTPHYFRHFFTTHLRDRTGDRGVVKYLRGDVATDIIDTYTHNWGDRVRDVYESNIYSLL
- a CDS encoding helix-turn-helix domain-containing protein; translation: MRFVELRVRPGERWFHPVDRYIAEDPQLRHGPIHNINRLADGTAVILYEVVGPKERIDAILEEHGTGMRRETTAVGENTLVWAHVDPEDDTTASVVADLLDVADNYSIVVDTPIEFTADNELELTLIGESSVMQELFADAPESAQVTVERTGNYQPKQERLFSNLTARQQDVLLAAIEAGYYDDPRRATYDDVAEIVGCSATTVGEHLRKVERQLVREVAPVDREPAVARR
- a CDS encoding DUF5805 domain-containing protein, which produces MSSEGDRVSVQTYVSSDQRERWRAEADELDMSQAEYVRSMVQAGRRSFSLNTDGRSLSTEASNPAEGGSLDATPGGEGLEDRVLEVLRAEEFADWDELVAGVTDDIEQRLDETLEELQADDRIRYSGRHGGYTVVDDGR